In the Bacillus sp. FJAT-42376 genome, TGCCGATTATGCTTCTGCTCGCCCTCGTGCTTGCGGGAGCGCTCAACAGCCAGCTTCTGAAGCTGAAGGGATTTTTCAGGGTTTCCTTTTTCCTTCCGGCGGTTACATCGCTCGTTGCCTACTCCATTCTTTTTTCTATCATGCTTCAGGAGGAAGGGATCATTAATAACGTTCTGAGCCATCTTGGAATAGCGGCTATTCCATGGCTGTCAGATGGTTTCTGGGCAAAGGCATCCATCATTCTTGCCATGACCTGGAGGTGGACGGGCTACAACATGGTCATTTTCCTTGCCGCACTTCAGAATATTCCGGAAGAAATCTATGAAGCCGCATCATTGGACGGAGCAGGAAAGGTGAGACAGTTCTTTTTCATTACCATTCCTCAGTTAAAGCCGGTGATTTTGTTTGCAGGAACGCTGAGTACCATCGGAACCCTTCAATTGTTTGATGAGCCGTTCAACCTGACAAAAGGCGGACCGGCAGATGCAACGATGACGCTGGGTCTATACATTTATCAGAACGGATTCGAATATTTCCAATTTGGCTACGCTTCAGCGATTGCCTATGTGGTCGTTGTCCTTGTTGCCATCTTGACGTTCATCCAATTTAAAGTGGCAGGTGATCAATAATGGAT is a window encoding:
- a CDS encoding sugar ABC transporter permease — protein: MSRSRLFPYWFLAPALVLFLIFTVYPVIASFILSFQKFEAGSYVFNGLNNYVRLFNDEIFWTALKNTFIIFIFQVPIMLLLALVLAGALNSQLLKLKGFFRVSFFLPAVTSLVAYSILFSIMLQEEGIINNVLSHLGIAAIPWLSDGFWAKASIILAMTWRWTGYNMVIFLAALQNIPEEIYEAASLDGAGKVRQFFFITIPQLKPVILFAGTLSTIGTLQLFDEPFNLTKGGPADATMTLGLYIYQNGFEYFQFGYASAIAYVVVVLVAILTFIQFKVAGDQ